One Pseudorasbora parva isolate DD20220531a chromosome 8, ASM2467924v1, whole genome shotgun sequence DNA window includes the following coding sequences:
- the LOC137085331 gene encoding uncharacterized protein — translation MAMSTKPKSHKAMGDGEWMARLRAFASSGVWPSGGGNRPAPRQRKWYDLYQKIEKCPMQAHGQTTLFRGSMACNCGFHSTKQPAAATQSSAAPPLSEASDTAPAPRTFLRPPPSLAMFTKSRFGGSQLASLKPNLVDRRTPSPSPPPSSRTPSPSPPSPSPSPSSVRAPSPATSSVRTTTPSPSFVRTRSPSASSVRAPTSAPSSVRTPSASPVRTTSPSPSSLRAHSPAPSPVRTTTTSPSPVRTTTPSPSSLRAHSPTPSPVRTTTPSPSSLRAPSHAPSSEEPGGSLPAPASASASFWLPGEMSKTIPVQDQRWIANTLFQSGKLRPDLKLWYEPPVPALIYHQTPTPDRFFTHRLMVWMPYHLWKVRVSCPACGKNLTGYGVHKRARKVLDIDRYYLMVTETLRCTVCSLNYLSTSQTVRDQLDLPHQKMFRLILTRKLLRDRTLGNSPARLVRQLKENHGEEWLNRLAHYLGECADFVDRPSLFPVGCQEPPDPIDIPTSRWLLSVYGRDILCRIDHIKASITSTFGTILKMDSTKKITKKLAGHGRGTALWVTSIGNEVGQILTSVLSVQEGPGLDRMVAGVMERYHQAAVPPPVLLYVDCGCCVNEGTSKLQSRFGQWPDLHIRLDIWHFMRRLAVGCTTDAHPLYPTFMGCLSACIFEWDAGDLSLLRQAKRRQLMQEGVPGITDLLVDRSISKKDLSLYCRRRTRGEEATIGLMERLLQELGGANGRDLMGVPLLDEVRMEHIWRVQKRHVRCIQDLPEVPLYTEVGTTKKAGVILTRYRCARGSTSLESFHCHLNRFIPGTSANALNFQLYLLEGLNRWNQDRGTAAVTSKPASLLTYAGDMAHCVNTNSLKVFGRAFVPTFRPPAKYTGELLGVDYLLSQTGQPLVVDPDSEETENMLEDVDEGVDEEDEGFGEDQAHETTCVPSLTDDPSFSVSSRFTPSFESLSSAQPGTSSTQPGASSTQPAASSTQPGASSTQPAAYFTQPAASSTKPGASSTQPGASSTQPAASSTQSAAFSTQPGASFTQPAAYFTQPAASSTHPAASSTQPAASSTQSAASSGATASPDQSVAVDDSGVPGQDRVDSLVEYLVELRNQTSLVLTNQQVSNIVALWQNLLDYDKRRVVFPARHKSRLDTGRFRSPKKRQEFTPGVESVKRHALTTTAPLAQWPDCSRLMETIFVRLCAIYRSPRKKGTGTVSRWDLILEDYRQIRRRILANGTIMQQTTIQLVDVSHTTLVQWHNNRVKRQDTAVVLQGLELPSRLSVAADPLLPANVRPPSAPPQPGPTHQYHLPSSTVGQAQVKRKRNTPSAPVVVAPAAERPLAQRQLFPAPPPGTRLVMLTPVASQGPVLVAAPQALRVSLSSAPPAPPTAPPARKLTRKVLHNTCKKCGQFRTAETGHSQYKGTVYCPSVETVTKEQWLEDIKKKL, via the exons atggCG ATGAGCACAAAACCAAAGAGCCACAAGGCCATGGGAGATGGTGAGTGGATGGCGAGATTGAGGGCCTTTGCCAGCTCTGGGGTCTGGCCTTCTGGAGGAGGAAACAGGCCAGCCCCAAGGCAGCGGAAGTGGTACGACCTCTATCAGAAG ATTGAGAAATGCCCCATGCAGGCCCATGGACAGACCACCCTCTTTAGAGGGTCCATGGCCTGCAACTGTGGATTCCACAGCACTAAG CAGCCTGCTGCTGCCACTCAGTCTTCTGCTGCACCGCCTCTGTCTGAGGCTTCAGACACGGCTCCTGCCCCACGGACATTCCTGAGGCCCCCTCCAAGTTTGGCAATG TTCACTAAGTCACGGTTTGGTGGGTCCCAGTTGGCTTCTCTGAAGCCAAATTTAGTGGATCGGCGGACCCCCAGCCCCTCTCCTCCACCCTCTTCCAGGACCCCTAGCCCTTCTCCTCCCAGCCCCTCCCCTTCTCCATCCTCTGTGAGGGCTCCCAGTCCTGCTACATCCTCTGTGAGgaccaccaccccttctccatCTTTTGTGAGGACCCGCAGCCCATCTGCATCCTCTGTGAGGGCTCCCACTTCTGCTCCATCCTCTGTGAGGACCCCTTCTGCTTCCCCTGTGAGGACCACTAGCCCATCTCCATCCTCTTTGAGGGCTCACAGTCCTGCTCCTTCCCCTGTGAGGACCACTACCACTTCTCCTTCCCCTGTGAGGACCACTACCCCTTCTCCATCCTCTTTGAGGGCTCACAGTCCTACTCCTTCACCAGTGAGGACCACCACCCCATCTCCATCCTCTTTGAGGGCTCCCAGTCATGCTCCTTCCTCT GAGGAGCCTGGAGGATCCTTGCCAGCCCCTGCTAGTGCCTCAGCTTCATTCTGGCTGCCAGGTGAAATGAGCAAGACCATCCCTGTGCAGGACCAGAGGTGGATTGCCAACACCTTGTTTCAATCTGGCAAGCTGCGGCCAGATTTGAAGCTGTGGTATGAGCCCCCGGTCCCAGCCCTCATTTACCACCAGACACCAACTCCTGACCGGTTCTTCACCCATCGGTTGATGGTGTGGATGCCCTACCACCTGTGGAAGGTGAGGGTGTCGTGCCCAGCTTGTGGCAAGAACCTGACGGGCTACGGTGTCCACAAGAGGGCTCGGAAGGTCCTGGACATTGACAGATACTACCTGATGGTGACAGAGACACTCAGGTGCACTGTGTGTTCTCTAAACTATCTGTCAACAAGTCAGACTGTCCGGGACCAGCTTGACCTGCCTCACCAGAAAATGTTCCGGCTGATCTTGACCCGCAA GCTGCTTCGGGACCGGACGCTGGGCAACAGTCCAGCTAGATTGGTGAGGCAGTTGAAAGAGAACCATGGGGAGGAATGGCTGAATCGGTTGGCACACTATCTTGGGGAGTGTGCTGACTTTGTGGACCGACCCAGCCTCTTTCCAGTGGGCTGCCAGGAGCCTCCAGATCCCATCGACATCCCCACCAGTCGATGGCTGCTGTCCGTATACGGCAGGGACATCCTCTGCCGTATCGACCACATCAAGGCCAGCATCACGTCGACCTTTGGCACCATCTTAAAGATGGATTCAACCAAAAAG ATCACAAAGAAGCTGGCTGGCCATGGACGGGGGACAGCACTCTGGGTGACCTCCATTGGCAACGAGGTCGGCCAGATCCTGACCAGTGTCCTGTCGGTGCAGGAGGGGCCAGGACTGGACAGGATGGTGGCTGGTGTCATGGAGCGGTACCACCAGGCTGCCGTTCCTCCGCCAGTGCTGCTGTATGTGGACTGTGGCTGCTGCGTGAATGAGGGCACGAGCAAGCTGCAGTCCAGGTTTGGGCAATGGCCAGACCTCCACATACGGCTGGACATCTGGCACTTTATGAGAAGGCTGGCCGTGGGCTGCACCACCGACGCCCATCCCCTCTACCCCACCTTCATGGGATGCCTGTCTGCCTGCATCTTTGAGTGGGATGCAGGGGACCTCAGCCTGTTGCGGCAGGCAAAAAGACGGCAGCTGATGCAGGAGGGTGTGCCAGGTATTACTGATCTCCTGGTGGACAGGAGCATCAGTAAAAAGGACCTCAGCCTTTACTGCCGCAGGAGGACACGCGGTGAGGAGGCCACCATAGGGCTGATGGAGAGGCTTCTGCAGGAGCTGGGTGGAGCAAATGGGAGGGACCTCATGGGTGTGCCACTTCTGGATGAAGTGCGCATGGAGCACATCTGGCGTGTGCAGAAACGCCATGTCAGGTGCATCCAGGACTTGCCAGAAGTGCCACTCTACACTGAGGTAGGCACCACCAAAAAGGCAGGGGTCATCCTGACCAGGTATCGCTGTGCCAGAGGGTCCACGTCCCTGGAGTCTTTTCACTGCCACCTGAACAGGTTCATTCCAG GAACCAGTGCCAATGCACTGAATTTCCAGCTCTACCTCCTGGAAGGCCTGAACAGGTGGAATCAGGATCGGGGGACTGCGGCAGTGACCAGCAAACCAGCGTCCCTTCTGACCTACGCCGGGGATATGGCCCACTGTGTCAACACCAACAGCCTGAAGGTGTTTGGCCGGGCTTTTGTGCCAACTTTCAGGCCACCTGCCAAATACACTG GAGAGCTGCTTGGTGTTGACTATCTCCTGAGTCAGACTGGACAGCCCCTGGTGGTGGACCCCGACTCAGAGGAGACGGAGAACATGCTGGAGGATGTTGATGAAGGAGTGGACGAAGAAGACGAGGGCTTCGGGGAAGACCAAGCACATGAAACTACTTGTGTGCCAAGTCTGACCGATGACCCAAGCTTCTCTGTCTCCTCCCGCTTTACGCCCTCCTTCGAGTCTCTCTCCTCCGCCCAGCCTGGTACCTCCTCCACCCAGCCTGGTGCCTCCTCCACCCAGCCTGCTGCCTCCTCCACCCAGCCTGGTGCCTCCTCCACCCAGCCTGCTGCCTACTTCACCCAGCCTGCTGCCTCTTCCACCAAGCCTGGTGCCTCCTCCACCCAGCCTGGTGCCTCCTCCACCCAGCCTGCTGCCTCCTCTACCCAGTCTGCTGCCTTCTCCACCCAGCCTGGTGCCTCCTTCACCCAGCCTGCTGCCTACTTCACCCAGCCTGCTGCCTCTTCCACCCATCCTGCTGCCTCCTCCACCCAGCCTGCTGCCTCCTCCACCCAGTCTGCTGCCTCCTCAGGAGCCACCGCATCTCCTGATCAGTCTGTG GCTGTGGATGACTCTGGTGTGCCAGGCCAGGACAGAGTCGACAGCCTGGTGGAATATCTTGTTGAGCTTCGGAACCAGACCTCTCTGGTTCTCACCAACCAGCAG GTGAGCAATATTGTTGCTCTTTGGCAGAACCTGCTGGACTATGATAAGAGGAGGGTGGTGTTTCCTGCCAGACACAAAAGCAGGCTGGACACAGGAAGGTTCAGGTCCCCCAAGAAGAGGCAGGAGTTCACTCCAGGTGTGGAGAGTGTGAAGAGGCACGCACTCACCACCACTGCCCCACTTGCCCAGTGGCCAGATTGTTCTCGCCTGATGGAGACCATTTTTGTCAGGCTCTGTGCCATCTATCGGAGTCCCAGGAAGAAGGGGACTGGCACAGTGTCCAGATGGGACCTCATCCTGGAGGACTACAGGCAGATCAGGCGGCGCATTCTGGCCAATGGGACAATAATGCAGCAGACCACCATACAGCTGGTAGATGTGAGCCACACCACCTTGGTTCAGTGGCACAATAACCGGGTGAAGAGACAGGACACTGCGGTAGTGCTGCAGGGACTGGAACTGCCAAGCCGCTTGTCTGTTGCGGCTGACCCTCTACTCCCTGCCAATGTGCGCCCCCCATCTGCGCCCCCCCAGCCAGGTCCGACTCACCAGTACCACCTGCCCAGCAGCACCGTGGGTCAGGCCCAggtgaagaggaagaggaataCCCCTTCAGCCCCAGTGGTTGTGGCACCAGCCGCAGAGAGGCCACTAGCCCAGCGCCAACTCTTCCCTGCTCCACCCCCAGGCACTCGACTCGTAATGCTGACGCCTGTGGCCTCACAAGGGCCTGTCCTGGTTGCTGCTCCACAGGCTCTCAGGGTCAGCCTCTCCTCTGCTCCTCCTGCCCCTCCTACTGCTCCTCCAGCTCGAAAACTGACCCGCAAAGTGCTGCACAATACGTGCAAGAAATGCGGGCAGTTCAGGACAGCAGAGACTGGGCACAGCCAGTACAAGGGCACCGTATACTGCCCCTCTGTAGAGACGGTTACAAAAGAGCAGTGGTTGGAGGACATTAAAAAGAAACTGTAA